The Actinomycetota bacterium genome has a window encoding:
- a CDS encoding plastocyanin/azurin family copper-binding protein yields MQSGQQGGGEGKVTISGFAYDPAVLTVKAGTEVSWSNSDDILHTVTAGTNEAPEAENFDGQLDGKGTTFKKVFEEAGTFQYFCTKHKLAMKGEVKVT; encoded by the coding sequence ATGCAGAGCGGCCAGCAGGGCGGCGGCGAAGGCAAGGTCACCATCTCGGGGTTCGCATACGACCCCGCGGTGCTGACGGTGAAGGCAGGCACAGAAGTCAGCTGGAGCAATAGCGACGACATCTTGCACACGGTCACGGCCGGGACCAACGAGGCCCCCGAAGCGGAGAACTTCGACGGGCAGCTGGACGGCAAGGGAACGACCTTCAAGAAAGTTTTCGAGGAGGCCGGGACCTTCCAGTACTTCTGCACCAAGCACAAGCTGGCGATGAAGGGCGAAGTGAAGGTCACTTAG
- a CDS encoding Glu/Leu/Phe/Val dehydrogenase, whose protein sequence is MSVGSKLWKQALAQLDSAVEAIGLDPNVHELLRHPKRTLEASCPVRMDSGEVRVFQGFRVQHSLARGPAKGGLRYHPDVDIDELKALAMWMTWKCAVVDLPFGGAKGGVICDPTKLSVRELEGVTRRYASEVAPITGPEVDIPAPDVGTDERVMAWFMDTISMKAGHPVLGAVTGKPLLVGGSAGRASGTSVGVSFVLEAALRSLSWDTEGLTAAVHGYGKVGSYLVRLLNQLGVRVIAVADAGGGIYSPSGIDDALLSRHFLEARTVAGAPGTEPIEGAKVLEVACDILIPASMERVIHADNAPKVLARLIVEAANGPLTPEADEHLASEGVCIVPDILANAGGVTVSYFEWVQGLQGMFWSEEEVGARLRTMIDRAFNATWVRSDGHNLRQAAMWLAIERVAEAMRLRGLYP, encoded by the coding sequence ATGTCAGTCGGCTCGAAACTTTGGAAGCAGGCCCTGGCCCAGCTGGACTCGGCCGTCGAGGCCATAGGCCTGGACCCCAACGTCCACGAGCTGCTGCGCCACCCGAAGCGCACGCTCGAGGCTTCGTGTCCGGTCCGGATGGACTCCGGAGAGGTGCGGGTCTTCCAGGGCTTCAGGGTGCAGCACAGCTTGGCGCGGGGTCCGGCCAAGGGCGGCCTGCGCTACCACCCCGATGTCGACATCGACGAGCTCAAGGCGCTGGCGATGTGGATGACGTGGAAGTGCGCGGTGGTGGACCTTCCCTTCGGCGGCGCCAAGGGCGGCGTCATCTGCGACCCGACGAAGCTTTCGGTCCGGGAGCTGGAAGGGGTCACCCGCCGGTACGCAAGCGAGGTGGCGCCCATCACGGGGCCCGAGGTCGACATCCCGGCCCCCGATGTGGGCACCGACGAGCGGGTGATGGCGTGGTTCATGGACACGATCTCGATGAAGGCCGGACATCCCGTCCTCGGCGCCGTTACCGGCAAGCCGCTTCTGGTCGGCGGGTCCGCGGGCCGGGCTTCCGGGACCTCGGTCGGCGTGTCGTTTGTCCTGGAGGCGGCGCTGCGCTCGCTGTCCTGGGACACCGAGGGGCTGACGGCAGCGGTCCACGGATACGGGAAGGTCGGCTCGTACCTCGTCCGTTTGCTGAACCAGCTCGGTGTGCGTGTGATTGCCGTCGCCGATGCGGGCGGCGGGATCTACTCGCCATCGGGCATCGACGACGCCCTGCTCAGCCGGCACTTCCTCGAGGCGCGGACGGTGGCCGGGGCACCGGGGACCGAGCCCATCGAAGGCGCAAAGGTGCTGGAGGTCGCGTGCGACATCCTCATCCCGGCCTCCATGGAGCGGGTCATCCACGCGGACAACGCCCCGAAGGTCCTCGCCCGGCTGATCGTGGAGGCGGCGAACGGCCCGCTGACGCCGGAGGCCGACGAGCACCTGGCGTCCGAGGGCGTGTGCATCGTCCCCGACATCCTGGCCAATGCGGGCGGCGTAACCGTGTCGTACTTCGAATGGGTGCAGGGCCTACAGGGGATGTTCTGGTCCGAAGAGGAGGTGGGAGCGCGCTTGAGGACGATGATCGACCGTGCCTTCAACGCCACCTGGGTCCGCTCCGACGGGCACAACCTGCGCCAGGCCGCCATGTGGCTGGCCATCGAGCGGGTCGCGGAGGCGATGCGCCTGCGCGGCCTGTACCCCTAG
- the otsB gene encoding trehalose-phosphatase, whose protein sequence is MTRDELVAAVCEQPAATGIFSDFDGTLAEIVDDPFLARGVDGAWLLLEDLARRFAVVAVVSGRSITHLLDNFNPEGVLLSGSHGLQRSDRERRYVEQEAIDAASEAVELLAHLPGVKVERKPLGAAIHWRLDPDSAEAARRVAEEVAPRHGMILRPGRMVLEMALPGPGKGGVISDLIAEHGLGTVLFAGDDLGDLEAFRHLRTLPVRSLLVAVATPESPDALREAADLAVDSPRDVVALLSEIQRASELRPPQG, encoded by the coding sequence ATGACCCGTGACGAGCTGGTGGCGGCGGTGTGTGAGCAGCCGGCGGCCACCGGCATCTTCAGCGATTTCGACGGCACCCTTGCCGAGATCGTGGACGACCCGTTCCTGGCCCGTGGCGTGGACGGCGCCTGGCTGCTGCTCGAGGACCTCGCACGCCGCTTTGCCGTGGTCGCCGTGGTGTCGGGACGTTCGATCACCCACCTGCTGGACAACTTCAATCCGGAGGGCGTCTTGCTGTCGGGCTCCCACGGCCTCCAGCGTTCCGACCGCGAACGGCGGTATGTCGAGCAGGAGGCCATAGATGCAGCGTCGGAGGCTGTGGAGCTGCTGGCCCACCTTCCGGGGGTCAAGGTGGAGCGCAAGCCGCTGGGGGCCGCTATCCACTGGAGGCTGGACCCGGACTCGGCCGAGGCCGCACGGCGGGTCGCCGAGGAGGTGGCGCCGCGGCACGGAATGATCCTGCGCCCGGGGCGGATGGTCCTGGAGATGGCTCTGCCCGGTCCGGGCAAGGGCGGCGTCATATCCGACCTGATCGCCGAGCACGGTCTTGGGACAGTCCTGTTCGCCGGCGACGACCTCGGCGACCTCGAGGCGTTCCGGCACCTGCGCACGCTGCCTGTGCGTTCGCTGCTGGTGGCGGTGGCGACCCCGGAGTCGCCGGACGCACTGCGCGAGGCCGCGGACCTGGCCGTGGACTCGCCGCGGGACGTGGTGGCTCTGCTGTCGGAGATCCAGCGGGCGAGTGAGCTCAGGCCGCCACAGGGCTGA